One Drosophila willistoni isolate 14030-0811.24 chromosome XL unlocalized genomic scaffold, UCI_dwil_1.1 Seg142, whole genome shotgun sequence genomic region harbors:
- the LOC6644667 gene encoding 2-methoxy-6-polyprenyl-1,4-benzoquinol methylase, mitochondrial produces MQTTRNARQLLSRARLLLSRNGVRTATTVSQEKDAQTPQSNQTDTDQGKTTHFGFQTVAESEKEQKVHEVFEQVAQSYDVMNDAMSMGIHRLWKDIFVERLGPTHGMRLLDMAGGTGDITFRYLKYLANQPNTEGRSSHVTISDINQHMLNVGEERSKRLGLTTDKLPNLSIDWQCADAEKLPFKNDEFNAYTIAFGVRNCTHVDKVLSEAYRVLQPGGRFMCLEFSHLTNETMQWLYDQYSFQVIPPMGQLLAGQWQAYQYLVESIRKFPKQEDFKHMIEKAGFVGVTYENLTFGIVSIHSGFKL; encoded by the exons ATGCAGACAACACGCAACGCCAGACAATTATTAAGCCGGGCCCGGCTTTTATTAAGCCGGAATGGTGTTAGAACAGCCACGACAGTGAGCCAAGAGAAAGATGCCCAGACACCGCAATCGAATCAAACAGACACAGATCAAGGAAAAACCACACATTTTGGCTTTCAGACAGTCGCCGAGAGCGAAAAGGAGCAAAAGG TACATGAGGTCTTTGAGCAGGTGGCCCAATCCTATGATGTGATGAATGATGCCATGTCCATGGGCATACATCGCCTATGGAAGGATATATTCGTAGAGCGTTTGGGTCCCACGCATGGTATGCGTCTATTGGATATGGCCGGCGGCACGGGTGACATTACTTTTCGCTATCTCAAATATTTGGCCAATCAGCCCAATACAGAGGGACGTTCAAGTCATGTCACCATATCGGATATCAATCAACATATGCTGAACGTAGGCGAGGAGCGTTCCAAACGTCTGGGTCTCACCACAGACAAGTTACCCAATCTAAGCATCGATTGGCAATGTGCCGATGCCGAAAAGTTGCCCTTCAAAAATGACGAATTCAATGCTTATACCATTGCATTTGGCGTACGGAATTGTACACATGTGGATAAG GTGCTGAGCGAGGCTTATCGGGTCTTACAGCCAGGTGGACGTTTCATGTGCCTCGAGTTCAGCCATTTGACCAATGAGACAATGCAATGGCTCTACGATCAATACTCTTTCCAGGTGATACCACCCATGGGTCAACTGTTGGCCGGCCAATGGCAAGCCTATCAGTATCTGGTTGAGAGTATACGCAAATTTCCCAAACAGGAAGATTTCAAGCATATGATTGAAAAGGCTGGCTTTGTGGGTGTTACCTACGAGAATCTTACCTTTGGCATAGTTAGTATACACTCTGGTTTTAAGTTGTAA
- the LOC6644760 gene encoding vegetative cell wall protein gp1, whose translation MRSPCARSFLRQCHVAIGIVFIIIGLGLGSTEAALRLRNANRLTTPTPTATPTTTTTSEIASLTTSTSSHAALDSAQDLPTVEGETESSASSAVISASKETAGKHKRGILHGANHGWPTRTYAAHYGYSLQLPGGSSFLAAAPPHRHGFIKYASPFQGIHYKPLTAAAAFAPAATALTPAFAPAAAGLAPAFAQGLAPALSPALSPALSPALSPALAPAAALTPSVGALTPALAAAAPSYVLRPGNAVVTSYNVNYPRQHLLHKPVVVKPLHFHAPVSPAVFPAAPAQPAIQPLPLQPVQPAIQPVQPVVPSVPVQPVQPVQPVQSVPIHPAVTFAFSPPPLAFDFPIVPQFPSFPTAPGVPTFSFQPAIPAQPAIPAQPQPAIPATPVIPTQPAIPAAAEVPDVPQIPAIPQIPAIPQIPQIPQIPQIPAFPQFPGFPQVPQFPQVPAVPASPPTNQFFPSSVQPPLPQQPPTFVQPEVQFPGGIIPLPGSVPVKPETGTAIASPEIPAPPAPPAPPQQPEVQPEQQQPDQQPWKPVFYQPPTASPNRPSITLLPPYGRAPAEGYLPPVASATTSSAQLTQASSGGQGIFDQLTDAEIEHIFAQANLAQNHHHHLSHHQGHAYQQY comes from the exons ATGAGGAGTCCATGTGCCAGGAGTTTTCTTCGTCAATGCCATGTGGCCATTGGCATTGTGTTCATTATCATTGGACTTGGATTGGGTTCGACAGAGGCTGCTTTACGATTGCGTAATGCAAATCGCTTGACCACGCCcacaccaacagcaacaccaacaacgacgacgacatcGGAGATTGCATCATTGACCACATCCACTTCGAGCCATGCTGCTCTCGATTCAGCTCAGGATTTGCCCACAGTTGAGGGTGAAACGGAATCATCAGCATCGTCAGCAGTGATCAGTGCATCGAAGGAAACAGCTGGCAAGCACAAACGTGGAATTCTTCATGGTGCCAATCACGGTTGGCCCACACGAACCTATGCTGCCCATTATGGCTATAGCCTCCAGTTGCCTGGAGGCAGTAGTTTTCTAGCAGCGGCTCCACCACATCGTCATGGTTTCATCAAGTATGCCTCACCATTCCAGGGTATTCACTATAAACCATTGACGGCTGCAGCAGCTTTCGCCCCAGCTGCCACTGCACTGACTCCAGCTTTTGctcctgccgccgctggactGGCTCCGGCTTTCGCTCAGGGTTTAGCTCCCGCTTTGTCTCCAGCTTTGTCGCCCGCTTTGTCACCCGCCTTGTCACCCGCTCTGGCGCCCGCTGCTGCTCTGACTCCATCTGTTGGTGCTCTAACTCCTGCcttggctgctgctgcaccCTCGTATGTCCTGCGTCCGGGCAATGCTGTGGTCACCTCCTACAATGTCAACTATCCGCGTCAGCATCTGTTACATAAGCCCGTGGTGGTCAAGCCACTGCACTTCCATGCGCCTGTCTCTCCGGCCGTCTTTCCGGCTGCACCTGCTCAACCAGCAATCCAGCCCTTGCCCTTGCAGCCGGTGCAACCAGCCATTCAGCCTGTGCAGCCAGTGGTCCCATCGGTGCCAGTTCAACCAGTTCAACCAGTGCAGCCGGTCCAATCGGTGCCCATTCATCCAGCTGTGACCTTTGCCTTTTCCCCGCC GCCATTGGCATTCGATTTCCCAATTGTACCACAATTCCCATCGTTTCCCACAGCGCCAGGGGTGCCCACTTTCAGTTTCCAGCCGGCTATTCCCGCCCAGCCGGCGATCCCTGCCCAACCACAGCCGGCAATTCCAGCTACACCCGTGATACCCACCCAGCCAGCCATCCCAGCTGCAGCTGAGGTGCCAGATGTTCCACAAATCCCTGCCATCCCACAAATTCCCGCTATCCCACAAATCCCTCAGATTCCACAGATCCCTCAGATTCCGGCATTCCCTCAATTCCCCGGATTCCCACAAGTGCCGCAGTTTCCCCAAGTACCCGCTGTGCCTGCCTCCCCGCCCACCAATCAGTTCTTTCCCTCGTCTGTCCAGCCGCCGTTGCCCCAACAGCCGCCCACATTTGTCCAGCCTGAGGTGCAATTTCCTGGCGGCATAATACCATTGCCCGGCTCTGTTCCCGTCAAGCCAGAGACAGGCACAGCCATAGCGTCACCCGAGATCCCAGCACCACCAGCCCCACCTGCACCACCCCAACAGCCGGAAGTGCAGccagagcagcagcaacccGACCAGCAGCCCTGGAAGCCAGTGTTCTATCAACCGCCCACAGCATCGCCCAATCGTCCATCTATCACTCTGCTGCCACCTTATGGCAGAGCCCCAGCTGAGG GTTATCTGCCACCTGTGGCCTCGGCAACAACTTCATCGGCCCAATTGACCCAGGCGTCAAGTGGCGGTCAGGGAATCTTTGATCAACTAACCGATGCCGAAATCGAGCATATCTTTGCCCAGGCCAATTTGGCTCAaaatcatcaccatcatctgAGCCATCATCAAGGACATGCCTATCAGCAATATTAG